One stretch of Harmonia axyridis chromosome 1, icHarAxyr1.1, whole genome shotgun sequence DNA includes these proteins:
- the LOC123677784 gene encoding cytoplasmic dynein 1 intermediate chain isoform X18, which produces MSDRRAEIERKKAKLQALREEKSRIRREKEQKDIEDATTRTLIGAGGDRKELDEMLSSLGVAPLSDVLSSISSANSLTPEQSRNHTPDASLQPNSLTNSVPNAKKKPVQLTVVPVQTTNIPPKEIVSYTKQTQTTASSHERDVLTYDDGQGEDEESSLPHMGGFGSKLPPGILPHGLPQVKEVLPAITAVEQEQAKQEVKEVRELSEEEKQMIILSEEFQHFIDKAGRVMERALCESIDIYTDYSGGLGEDGLDEKSHQCISLNRTFFDERWTKNRVVTALDWCPQYPELLLAAYNNNEDAPNDPDGVVLIWNTKFKKNTPEYIFHCQSSVLSTTFARFHPNLILGGTYSGQIVLWDNRVQKRTPIQRTPLSTTAHTHPVYCMSVVGTTNAHNLISISTDGRLCSWSLDMLGQPQEILDLHKVQSKPVAVTCLDFPHSDVNNFVLGGEEGVAYSACRHGARAGITELYEGHQGPITGISVNAVQGGIDFSHMFLTSSIDWTIKLWSLKETKPIYSFEDNGDYVLDVKWSPTNPALFAAVDGSGRLDLWNLNQDTEVPAASVVVEGCPALNKVSWTPSGTHVTVGDNQGRIWVYEVSENFAHPRHDDWNKFLYTTQELRNNQVEEEIEKSQNLSITNTSLPNLSSITSSPSLR; this is translated from the exons ATGTCAGACAGGAGAGCAGAAATAGAGAGGAAAAAGGCCAAATTGCAGGCTTTGAGGGAAGAAAAAAGCAGGATAAGACGTGAAAAAGAGCAGAAGGATATTGAAGATGCCACTACACGCACTCTTATTGGTGCTGGAGGCGACAGGAAAGAACTGGATGAGATGTTGAGTTCTCTAGGGGTTGCTCCGCTGTCAGATGTACTTTCAAGCATATCTAGTGCCAATTCTTTGACTCCAGAACAAAGTCGGAATCATACGCCTGATGCCTCACTCCAACCAAATAGTCTAACAAATAG TGTCCCAAATGCTAAGAAAAAACCTGTACAACTAACTGTTGTGCCTGTACAAACCACAAACATTCCACCTAAAGAAATAGTTTCTTATACAAAGCAAACTCAAACCACCGCTTCGAGTCACGAGAGAGATG TTTTGACCTATGACGATGGCCAAGGTGAAGACGAGGAGAGCAGCCTGCCGCACATGGGGGGTTTCGGCAGTAAGCTTCCTCCCGGAATCCTGCCTCATGGACTACCTCAGGTCAAGGAGGTCCTACCCGCCATCACAGCCGTTGAACAAGAGCAAGCCAAACAGGAGGTCAAAGAAG TGAGAGAACTGAGCGAAGAAGAGAAACAGATGATCATATTATCAGAGGAATTCCAACATTTCATCGATAAGGCTGGCAGGGTTATGGAAAGGGCCCTTTGTGAGTCCATCGACATCTATACAGATTATAGTGGAGGATTGGGAGAAGACGGGCT GGACGAAAAATCTCATCAGTGCATCTCCCTCAACCGCACCTTCTTCGACGAGAGGTGGACGAAGAACAGGGTGGTTACGGCACTGGACTGGTGTCCCCAATATCCCGAACTGCTCCTGGCAGCTTACAACAACAACGAGGACGCACCCAACGATCCGGATGGTGTAGTGTTGATATGGAACACGAAATTTAAAAAGAACACCCCGGAGTACATTTTCCACTGTCAGAGTTCCGTGTTGTCCACCACCTTTGCGAGGTTCCACCCCAATCTCATATTGGGCGGTACTTATTCTGGTCAGATAGTCCTTTGGGACAATAGGGTACAGAAGAGGACGCCAATACAGAGGACGCCACTGTCCACTACAGCACACACG catCCAGTTTACTGCATGAGCGTTGTTGGCACAACGAACGCACACAACTTAATCAGCATATCCACAGACGGAAGGCTGTGTTCGTGGTCCCTGGACATGCTGGGGCAACCGCAAGAGATATTGGACCTTCACAAGGTACAGTCTAAGCCTGTGGCTGTGACCTGTCTGGACTTCCCCCACTCGGACGTGAACAATTTCGTGTTGGGCGGAGAAGAGGGCGTGGCTTATTCGGCCTGCAGGCACGGGGCTAGAGCTGGGATCACGGAACTGTACGAAGGCCATCAGGGTCCGATAACGGGTATCAGCGTCAACGCTGTTCAGGGAGGCATAGACTTTTCTCATATGTTTTTGACGTCCTCCATAGATTGGACCATAAAACTCTGGAGTCTCAAG GAAACGAAACCTATTTACTCTTTTGAGGATAATGGAGATTACGTGCTAGATGTAAAATGGTCACCGACGAATCCAGCGCTCTTTGCCGCTGTCGACGGTAGTGGAAGGTTAGATTTGTGGAATCTGAATCAGGATACCGAAGTTCCAGCGGCTAGTGTGGTAGTAGAGGGATGTCCCGCATTGAATAAAGTATCTTGGACGCCATCCGGCACACATGTTACAGTAGGCGACAACCAGGGTAGGATATGGGTTTACGAAGTGTCTGAG aatttcgcCCATCCGAGGCACGATGATTGGAACAAATTCCTTTATACAACGCAAGAACTGAGGAACAACCAAGTAGAAGAAGAGATAGAAAAATCACAGAATCTCTCAATCACTAACACCTCTCTACCAAATCTAAGTTCTATAACTTCGTCTCCTTCGcttagataa
- the LOC123677784 gene encoding cytoplasmic dynein 1 intermediate chain isoform X19 — MSDRRAEIERKKAKLQALREEKSRIRREKEQKDIEDATTRTLIGAGGDRKELDEMLSSLGVAPLSDVLSSISSANSLTPEQSRNHTPDASLQPNSLTNSVPNAKKKPVQLTVVPVQTTNIPPKEIVSYTKQTQTTASSHERDAHATDYYGEDEESSLPHMGGFGSKLPPGILPHGLPQVKEVLPAITAVEQEQAKQEVKEVRELSEEEKQMIILSEEFQHFIDKAGRVMERALCESIDIYTDYSGGLGEDGLDEKSHQCISLNRTFFDERWTKNRVVTALDWCPQYPELLLAAYNNNEDAPNDPDGVVLIWNTKFKKNTPEYIFHCQSSVLSTTFARFHPNLILGGTYSGQIVLWDNRVQKRTPIQRTPLSTTAHTHPVYCMSVVGTTNAHNLISISTDGRLCSWSLDMLGQPQEILDLHKVQSKPVAVTCLDFPHSDVNNFVLGGEEGVAYSACRHGARAGITELYEGHQGPITGISVNAVQGGIDFSHMFLTSSIDWTIKLWSLKETKPIYSFEDNGDYVLDVKWSPTNPALFAAVDGSGRLDLWNLNQDTEVPAASVVVEGCPALNKVSWTPSGTHVTVGDNQGRIWVYEVSENFAHPRHDDWNKFLYTTQELRNNQVEEEIEKSQNLSITNTSLPNLSSITSSPSLR, encoded by the exons ATGTCAGACAGGAGAGCAGAAATAGAGAGGAAAAAGGCCAAATTGCAGGCTTTGAGGGAAGAAAAAAGCAGGATAAGACGTGAAAAAGAGCAGAAGGATATTGAAGATGCCACTACACGCACTCTTATTGGTGCTGGAGGCGACAGGAAAGAACTGGATGAGATGTTGAGTTCTCTAGGGGTTGCTCCGCTGTCAGATGTACTTTCAAGCATATCTAGTGCCAATTCTTTGACTCCAGAACAAAGTCGGAATCATACGCCTGATGCCTCACTCCAACCAAATAGTCTAACAAATAG TGTCCCAAATGCTAAGAAAAAACCTGTACAACTAACTGTTGTGCCTGTACAAACCACAAACATTCCACCTAAAGAAATAGTTTCTTATACAAAGCAAACTCAAACCACCGCTTCGAGTCACGAGAGAGATG CTCATGCGACAGACTATTACG GTGAAGACGAGGAGAGCAGCCTGCCGCACATGGGGGGTTTCGGCAGTAAGCTTCCTCCCGGAATCCTGCCTCATGGACTACCTCAGGTCAAGGAGGTCCTACCCGCCATCACAGCCGTTGAACAAGAGCAAGCCAAACAGGAGGTCAAAGAAG TGAGAGAACTGAGCGAAGAAGAGAAACAGATGATCATATTATCAGAGGAATTCCAACATTTCATCGATAAGGCTGGCAGGGTTATGGAAAGGGCCCTTTGTGAGTCCATCGACATCTATACAGATTATAGTGGAGGATTGGGAGAAGACGGGCT GGACGAAAAATCTCATCAGTGCATCTCCCTCAACCGCACCTTCTTCGACGAGAGGTGGACGAAGAACAGGGTGGTTACGGCACTGGACTGGTGTCCCCAATATCCCGAACTGCTCCTGGCAGCTTACAACAACAACGAGGACGCACCCAACGATCCGGATGGTGTAGTGTTGATATGGAACACGAAATTTAAAAAGAACACCCCGGAGTACATTTTCCACTGTCAGAGTTCCGTGTTGTCCACCACCTTTGCGAGGTTCCACCCCAATCTCATATTGGGCGGTACTTATTCTGGTCAGATAGTCCTTTGGGACAATAGGGTACAGAAGAGGACGCCAATACAGAGGACGCCACTGTCCACTACAGCACACACG catCCAGTTTACTGCATGAGCGTTGTTGGCACAACGAACGCACACAACTTAATCAGCATATCCACAGACGGAAGGCTGTGTTCGTGGTCCCTGGACATGCTGGGGCAACCGCAAGAGATATTGGACCTTCACAAGGTACAGTCTAAGCCTGTGGCTGTGACCTGTCTGGACTTCCCCCACTCGGACGTGAACAATTTCGTGTTGGGCGGAGAAGAGGGCGTGGCTTATTCGGCCTGCAGGCACGGGGCTAGAGCTGGGATCACGGAACTGTACGAAGGCCATCAGGGTCCGATAACGGGTATCAGCGTCAACGCTGTTCAGGGAGGCATAGACTTTTCTCATATGTTTTTGACGTCCTCCATAGATTGGACCATAAAACTCTGGAGTCTCAAG GAAACGAAACCTATTTACTCTTTTGAGGATAATGGAGATTACGTGCTAGATGTAAAATGGTCACCGACGAATCCAGCGCTCTTTGCCGCTGTCGACGGTAGTGGAAGGTTAGATTTGTGGAATCTGAATCAGGATACCGAAGTTCCAGCGGCTAGTGTGGTAGTAGAGGGATGTCCCGCATTGAATAAAGTATCTTGGACGCCATCCGGCACACATGTTACAGTAGGCGACAACCAGGGTAGGATATGGGTTTACGAAGTGTCTGAG aatttcgcCCATCCGAGGCACGATGATTGGAACAAATTCCTTTATACAACGCAAGAACTGAGGAACAACCAAGTAGAAGAAGAGATAGAAAAATCACAGAATCTCTCAATCACTAACACCTCTCTACCAAATCTAAGTTCTATAACTTCGTCTCCTTCGcttagataa
- the LOC123677784 gene encoding cytoplasmic dynein 1 intermediate chain isoform X20, which yields MSDRRAEIERKKAKLQALREEKSRIRREKEQKDIEDATTRTLIGAGGDRKELDEMLSSLGVAPLSDVLSSISSANSLTPEQSRNHTPDASLQPNSLTNSVPNAKKKPVQLTVVPVQTTNIPPKEIVSYTKQTQTTASSHERDGEDEESSLPHMGGFGSKLPPGILPHGLPQVKEVLPAITAVEQEQAKQEVKEVRELSEEEKQMIILSEEFQHFIDKAGRVMERALCESIDIYTDYSGGLGEDGLDEKSHQCISLNRTFFDERWTKNRVVTALDWCPQYPELLLAAYNNNEDAPNDPDGVVLIWNTKFKKNTPEYIFHCQSSVLSTTFARFHPNLILGGTYSGQIVLWDNRVQKRTPIQRTPLSTTAHTHPVYCMSVVGTTNAHNLISISTDGRLCSWSLDMLGQPQEILDLHKVQSKPVAVTCLDFPHSDVNNFVLGGEEGVAYSACRHGARAGITELYEGHQGPITGISVNAVQGGIDFSHMFLTSSIDWTIKLWSLKETKPIYSFEDNGDYVLDVKWSPTNPALFAAVDGSGRLDLWNLNQDTEVPAASVVVEGCPALNKVSWTPSGTHVTVGDNQGRIWVYEVSENFAHPRHDDWNKFLYTTQELRNNQVEEEIEKSQNLSITNTSLPNLSSITSSPSLR from the exons ATGTCAGACAGGAGAGCAGAAATAGAGAGGAAAAAGGCCAAATTGCAGGCTTTGAGGGAAGAAAAAAGCAGGATAAGACGTGAAAAAGAGCAGAAGGATATTGAAGATGCCACTACACGCACTCTTATTGGTGCTGGAGGCGACAGGAAAGAACTGGATGAGATGTTGAGTTCTCTAGGGGTTGCTCCGCTGTCAGATGTACTTTCAAGCATATCTAGTGCCAATTCTTTGACTCCAGAACAAAGTCGGAATCATACGCCTGATGCCTCACTCCAACCAAATAGTCTAACAAATAG TGTCCCAAATGCTAAGAAAAAACCTGTACAACTAACTGTTGTGCCTGTACAAACCACAAACATTCCACCTAAAGAAATAGTTTCTTATACAAAGCAAACTCAAACCACCGCTTCGAGTCACGAGAGAGATG GTGAAGACGAGGAGAGCAGCCTGCCGCACATGGGGGGTTTCGGCAGTAAGCTTCCTCCCGGAATCCTGCCTCATGGACTACCTCAGGTCAAGGAGGTCCTACCCGCCATCACAGCCGTTGAACAAGAGCAAGCCAAACAGGAGGTCAAAGAAG TGAGAGAACTGAGCGAAGAAGAGAAACAGATGATCATATTATCAGAGGAATTCCAACATTTCATCGATAAGGCTGGCAGGGTTATGGAAAGGGCCCTTTGTGAGTCCATCGACATCTATACAGATTATAGTGGAGGATTGGGAGAAGACGGGCT GGACGAAAAATCTCATCAGTGCATCTCCCTCAACCGCACCTTCTTCGACGAGAGGTGGACGAAGAACAGGGTGGTTACGGCACTGGACTGGTGTCCCCAATATCCCGAACTGCTCCTGGCAGCTTACAACAACAACGAGGACGCACCCAACGATCCGGATGGTGTAGTGTTGATATGGAACACGAAATTTAAAAAGAACACCCCGGAGTACATTTTCCACTGTCAGAGTTCCGTGTTGTCCACCACCTTTGCGAGGTTCCACCCCAATCTCATATTGGGCGGTACTTATTCTGGTCAGATAGTCCTTTGGGACAATAGGGTACAGAAGAGGACGCCAATACAGAGGACGCCACTGTCCACTACAGCACACACG catCCAGTTTACTGCATGAGCGTTGTTGGCACAACGAACGCACACAACTTAATCAGCATATCCACAGACGGAAGGCTGTGTTCGTGGTCCCTGGACATGCTGGGGCAACCGCAAGAGATATTGGACCTTCACAAGGTACAGTCTAAGCCTGTGGCTGTGACCTGTCTGGACTTCCCCCACTCGGACGTGAACAATTTCGTGTTGGGCGGAGAAGAGGGCGTGGCTTATTCGGCCTGCAGGCACGGGGCTAGAGCTGGGATCACGGAACTGTACGAAGGCCATCAGGGTCCGATAACGGGTATCAGCGTCAACGCTGTTCAGGGAGGCATAGACTTTTCTCATATGTTTTTGACGTCCTCCATAGATTGGACCATAAAACTCTGGAGTCTCAAG GAAACGAAACCTATTTACTCTTTTGAGGATAATGGAGATTACGTGCTAGATGTAAAATGGTCACCGACGAATCCAGCGCTCTTTGCCGCTGTCGACGGTAGTGGAAGGTTAGATTTGTGGAATCTGAATCAGGATACCGAAGTTCCAGCGGCTAGTGTGGTAGTAGAGGGATGTCCCGCATTGAATAAAGTATCTTGGACGCCATCCGGCACACATGTTACAGTAGGCGACAACCAGGGTAGGATATGGGTTTACGAAGTGTCTGAG aatttcgcCCATCCGAGGCACGATGATTGGAACAAATTCCTTTATACAACGCAAGAACTGAGGAACAACCAAGTAGAAGAAGAGATAGAAAAATCACAGAATCTCTCAATCACTAACACCTCTCTACCAAATCTAAGTTCTATAACTTCGTCTCCTTCGcttagataa
- the LOC123677784 gene encoding cytoplasmic dynein 1 intermediate chain isoform X17, translating to MSDRRAEIERKKAKLQALREEKSRIRREKEQKDIEDATTRTLIGAGGDRKELDEMLSSLGVAPLSDVLSSISSANSLTPEQSRNHTPDASLQPNSLTNSVPNAKKKPVQLTVVPVQTTNIPPKEIVSYTKQTQTTASSHERDAHATDYYVLTYDDGQGEDEESSLPHMGGFGSKLPPGILPHGLPQVKEVLPAITAVEQEQAKQEVKEVRELSEEEKQMIILSEEFQHFIDKAGRVMERALCESIDIYTDYSGGLGEDGLDEKSHQCISLNRTFFDERWTKNRVVTALDWCPQYPELLLAAYNNNEDAPNDPDGVVLIWNTKFKKNTPEYIFHCQSSVLSTTFARFHPNLILGGTYSGQIVLWDNRVQKRTPIQRTPLSTTAHTHPVYCMSVVGTTNAHNLISISTDGRLCSWSLDMLGQPQEILDLHKVQSKPVAVTCLDFPHSDVNNFVLGGEEGVAYSACRHGARAGITELYEGHQGPITGISVNAVQGGIDFSHMFLTSSIDWTIKLWSLKETKPIYSFEDNGDYVLDVKWSPTNPALFAAVDGSGRLDLWNLNQDTEVPAASVVVEGCPALNKVSWTPSGTHVTVGDNQGRIWVYEVSENFAHPRHDDWNKFLYTTQELRNNQVEEEIEKSQNLSITNTSLPNLSSITSSPSLR from the exons ATGTCAGACAGGAGAGCAGAAATAGAGAGGAAAAAGGCCAAATTGCAGGCTTTGAGGGAAGAAAAAAGCAGGATAAGACGTGAAAAAGAGCAGAAGGATATTGAAGATGCCACTACACGCACTCTTATTGGTGCTGGAGGCGACAGGAAAGAACTGGATGAGATGTTGAGTTCTCTAGGGGTTGCTCCGCTGTCAGATGTACTTTCAAGCATATCTAGTGCCAATTCTTTGACTCCAGAACAAAGTCGGAATCATACGCCTGATGCCTCACTCCAACCAAATAGTCTAACAAATAG TGTCCCAAATGCTAAGAAAAAACCTGTACAACTAACTGTTGTGCCTGTACAAACCACAAACATTCCACCTAAAGAAATAGTTTCTTATACAAAGCAAACTCAAACCACCGCTTCGAGTCACGAGAGAGATG CTCATGCGACAGACTATTACG TTTTGACCTATGACGATGGCCAAGGTGAAGACGAGGAGAGCAGCCTGCCGCACATGGGGGGTTTCGGCAGTAAGCTTCCTCCCGGAATCCTGCCTCATGGACTACCTCAGGTCAAGGAGGTCCTACCCGCCATCACAGCCGTTGAACAAGAGCAAGCCAAACAGGAGGTCAAAGAAG TGAGAGAACTGAGCGAAGAAGAGAAACAGATGATCATATTATCAGAGGAATTCCAACATTTCATCGATAAGGCTGGCAGGGTTATGGAAAGGGCCCTTTGTGAGTCCATCGACATCTATACAGATTATAGTGGAGGATTGGGAGAAGACGGGCT GGACGAAAAATCTCATCAGTGCATCTCCCTCAACCGCACCTTCTTCGACGAGAGGTGGACGAAGAACAGGGTGGTTACGGCACTGGACTGGTGTCCCCAATATCCCGAACTGCTCCTGGCAGCTTACAACAACAACGAGGACGCACCCAACGATCCGGATGGTGTAGTGTTGATATGGAACACGAAATTTAAAAAGAACACCCCGGAGTACATTTTCCACTGTCAGAGTTCCGTGTTGTCCACCACCTTTGCGAGGTTCCACCCCAATCTCATATTGGGCGGTACTTATTCTGGTCAGATAGTCCTTTGGGACAATAGGGTACAGAAGAGGACGCCAATACAGAGGACGCCACTGTCCACTACAGCACACACG catCCAGTTTACTGCATGAGCGTTGTTGGCACAACGAACGCACACAACTTAATCAGCATATCCACAGACGGAAGGCTGTGTTCGTGGTCCCTGGACATGCTGGGGCAACCGCAAGAGATATTGGACCTTCACAAGGTACAGTCTAAGCCTGTGGCTGTGACCTGTCTGGACTTCCCCCACTCGGACGTGAACAATTTCGTGTTGGGCGGAGAAGAGGGCGTGGCTTATTCGGCCTGCAGGCACGGGGCTAGAGCTGGGATCACGGAACTGTACGAAGGCCATCAGGGTCCGATAACGGGTATCAGCGTCAACGCTGTTCAGGGAGGCATAGACTTTTCTCATATGTTTTTGACGTCCTCCATAGATTGGACCATAAAACTCTGGAGTCTCAAG GAAACGAAACCTATTTACTCTTTTGAGGATAATGGAGATTACGTGCTAGATGTAAAATGGTCACCGACGAATCCAGCGCTCTTTGCCGCTGTCGACGGTAGTGGAAGGTTAGATTTGTGGAATCTGAATCAGGATACCGAAGTTCCAGCGGCTAGTGTGGTAGTAGAGGGATGTCCCGCATTGAATAAAGTATCTTGGACGCCATCCGGCACACATGTTACAGTAGGCGACAACCAGGGTAGGATATGGGTTTACGAAGTGTCTGAG aatttcgcCCATCCGAGGCACGATGATTGGAACAAATTCCTTTATACAACGCAAGAACTGAGGAACAACCAAGTAGAAGAAGAGATAGAAAAATCACAGAATCTCTCAATCACTAACACCTCTCTACCAAATCTAAGTTCTATAACTTCGTCTCCTTCGcttagataa
- the LOC123677784 gene encoding cytoplasmic dynein 1 intermediate chain isoform X9 produces the protein MSDRRAEIERKKAKLQALREEKSRIRREKEQKDIEDATTRTLIGAGGDRKELDEMLSSLGVAPLSDVLSSISSANSLTPEQSRNHTPDASLQPNSLTNSVPNAKKKPVQLTVVPVQTTNIPPKEIVSYTKQTQTTASSHERDGYIEDWWRPRKAHATDYYDEYNLNPGLEWEDEFTGEDEESSLPHMGGFGSKLPPGILPHGLPQVKEVLPAITAVEQEQAKQEVKEVRELSEEEKQMIILSEEFQHFIDKAGRVMERALCESIDIYTDYSGGLGEDGLDEKSHQCISLNRTFFDERWTKNRVVTALDWCPQYPELLLAAYNNNEDAPNDPDGVVLIWNTKFKKNTPEYIFHCQSSVLSTTFARFHPNLILGGTYSGQIVLWDNRVQKRTPIQRTPLSTTAHTHPVYCMSVVGTTNAHNLISISTDGRLCSWSLDMLGQPQEILDLHKVQSKPVAVTCLDFPHSDVNNFVLGGEEGVAYSACRHGARAGITELYEGHQGPITGISVNAVQGGIDFSHMFLTSSIDWTIKLWSLKETKPIYSFEDNGDYVLDVKWSPTNPALFAAVDGSGRLDLWNLNQDTEVPAASVVVEGCPALNKVSWTPSGTHVTVGDNQGRIWVYEVSENFAHPRHDDWNKFLYTTQELRNNQVEEEIEKSQNLSITNTSLPNLSSITSSPSLR, from the exons ATGTCAGACAGGAGAGCAGAAATAGAGAGGAAAAAGGCCAAATTGCAGGCTTTGAGGGAAGAAAAAAGCAGGATAAGACGTGAAAAAGAGCAGAAGGATATTGAAGATGCCACTACACGCACTCTTATTGGTGCTGGAGGCGACAGGAAAGAACTGGATGAGATGTTGAGTTCTCTAGGGGTTGCTCCGCTGTCAGATGTACTTTCAAGCATATCTAGTGCCAATTCTTTGACTCCAGAACAAAGTCGGAATCATACGCCTGATGCCTCACTCCAACCAAATAGTCTAACAAATAG TGTCCCAAATGCTAAGAAAAAACCTGTACAACTAACTGTTGTGCCTGTACAAACCACAAACATTCCACCTAAAGAAATAGTTTCTTATACAAAGCAAACTCAAACCACCGCTTCGAGTCACGAGAGAGATG GCTACATTGAGGACTGGTGGAGACCTCGAAAAG CTCATGCGACAGACTATTACG ACGAATACAATCTAAATCCGGGTTTAGAATGGGAGGACGAGTTCACAG GTGAAGACGAGGAGAGCAGCCTGCCGCACATGGGGGGTTTCGGCAGTAAGCTTCCTCCCGGAATCCTGCCTCATGGACTACCTCAGGTCAAGGAGGTCCTACCCGCCATCACAGCCGTTGAACAAGAGCAAGCCAAACAGGAGGTCAAAGAAG TGAGAGAACTGAGCGAAGAAGAGAAACAGATGATCATATTATCAGAGGAATTCCAACATTTCATCGATAAGGCTGGCAGGGTTATGGAAAGGGCCCTTTGTGAGTCCATCGACATCTATACAGATTATAGTGGAGGATTGGGAGAAGACGGGCT GGACGAAAAATCTCATCAGTGCATCTCCCTCAACCGCACCTTCTTCGACGAGAGGTGGACGAAGAACAGGGTGGTTACGGCACTGGACTGGTGTCCCCAATATCCCGAACTGCTCCTGGCAGCTTACAACAACAACGAGGACGCACCCAACGATCCGGATGGTGTAGTGTTGATATGGAACACGAAATTTAAAAAGAACACCCCGGAGTACATTTTCCACTGTCAGAGTTCCGTGTTGTCCACCACCTTTGCGAGGTTCCACCCCAATCTCATATTGGGCGGTACTTATTCTGGTCAGATAGTCCTTTGGGACAATAGGGTACAGAAGAGGACGCCAATACAGAGGACGCCACTGTCCACTACAGCACACACG catCCAGTTTACTGCATGAGCGTTGTTGGCACAACGAACGCACACAACTTAATCAGCATATCCACAGACGGAAGGCTGTGTTCGTGGTCCCTGGACATGCTGGGGCAACCGCAAGAGATATTGGACCTTCACAAGGTACAGTCTAAGCCTGTGGCTGTGACCTGTCTGGACTTCCCCCACTCGGACGTGAACAATTTCGTGTTGGGCGGAGAAGAGGGCGTGGCTTATTCGGCCTGCAGGCACGGGGCTAGAGCTGGGATCACGGAACTGTACGAAGGCCATCAGGGTCCGATAACGGGTATCAGCGTCAACGCTGTTCAGGGAGGCATAGACTTTTCTCATATGTTTTTGACGTCCTCCATAGATTGGACCATAAAACTCTGGAGTCTCAAG GAAACGAAACCTATTTACTCTTTTGAGGATAATGGAGATTACGTGCTAGATGTAAAATGGTCACCGACGAATCCAGCGCTCTTTGCCGCTGTCGACGGTAGTGGAAGGTTAGATTTGTGGAATCTGAATCAGGATACCGAAGTTCCAGCGGCTAGTGTGGTAGTAGAGGGATGTCCCGCATTGAATAAAGTATCTTGGACGCCATCCGGCACACATGTTACAGTAGGCGACAACCAGGGTAGGATATGGGTTTACGAAGTGTCTGAG aatttcgcCCATCCGAGGCACGATGATTGGAACAAATTCCTTTATACAACGCAAGAACTGAGGAACAACCAAGTAGAAGAAGAGATAGAAAAATCACAGAATCTCTCAATCACTAACACCTCTCTACCAAATCTAAGTTCTATAACTTCGTCTCCTTCGcttagataa